From Streptomyces sp. NBC_01754, a single genomic window includes:
- a CDS encoding L,D-transpeptidase family protein: MGPTRTSGRGGRTRATATAAVCLLALGTLTAGCRVEPAGAAGTPAPMSPATDSAHPTDDAKPGGGPTSASPSRSASPSPSPSTASPSASASAAPDGRSPDAPPPPEPETLMKTGDDSDRVRELQARLRQIGHFDRSPTGYYGTTTEASVRSFQAKRGLSGTGRTDAVTWERLLGMTREPTAAELRPPTEREVAKPDPRCMTGRVLCISKNSRTLAWMIDGRVVSSMDVRFGSQYTPTREGTFAVYWKSRHHVSTLYDSPMPYAMFFSGGQAVHYSSDFAARGYSGASHGCVNVRDEAKIASLYAQVKNGDKVVVYH, from the coding sequence ATGGGACCGACGCGTACGAGCGGCAGAGGCGGCCGGACACGCGCCACGGCGACCGCGGCGGTCTGCCTGCTCGCCCTCGGCACGCTGACGGCGGGCTGCCGGGTGGAGCCCGCCGGGGCGGCGGGTACCCCGGCCCCCATGTCCCCGGCGACCGACTCGGCACACCCCACCGACGACGCGAAGCCGGGCGGCGGCCCCACGAGCGCGTCGCCGTCGCGGTCCGCCTCCCCGTCTCCGTCCCCGTCCACGGCCTCCCCCTCCGCGTCCGCGTCCGCCGCGCCGGACGGCCGGTCGCCGGACGCGCCGCCCCCGCCGGAGCCCGAGACGCTGATGAAGACCGGCGACGACAGCGACCGGGTGCGCGAACTCCAGGCCAGACTGCGCCAGATCGGCCACTTCGACCGCAGCCCCACCGGGTACTACGGCACCACCACGGAGGCGTCCGTACGGTCCTTCCAGGCCAAACGCGGACTGTCCGGCACGGGCAGGACGGACGCCGTGACCTGGGAGCGGCTCCTGGGGATGACCCGCGAGCCGACGGCCGCGGAGCTGCGGCCGCCGACCGAGCGGGAGGTGGCGAAGCCGGACCCGCGCTGCATGACGGGCCGGGTGCTGTGCATCAGCAAGAACAGCCGCACCCTGGCGTGGATGATCGACGGCCGGGTCGTCTCCTCGATGGACGTCCGCTTCGGTTCGCAGTACACGCCCACCCGTGAGGGCACCTTCGCGGTGTACTGGAAGTCCCGCCACCACGTCTCGACGCTCTACGACTCGCCCATGCCGTACGCCATGTTCTTCAGCGGCGGCCAGGCGGTGCACTACTCCTCGGACTTCGCGGCCCGCGGCTACAGCGGCGCCTCGCACGGCTGTGTCAACGTCCGCGACGAGGCGAAGATCGCCTCGCTCTACGCCCAGGTGAAGAACGGCGACAAGGTCGTCGTGTACCACTAG
- a CDS encoding acyl-CoA mutase large subunit family protein, with the protein MTRESESGLPIEPVYGPDALDGWRAEEKLGEPGAYPFTRGVYPTMYTGRPWTMRQYAGFGTATESNARYKQLIANGTAGLSVAFDLPTQMGHDSDAPIASGEVGKVGVAIDSIDDMRVLFGGIPLDKVSTSMTINAPASLLLLLYQLVGEEQGVPADKLTGTIQNDVLKEYIARGTYIFPPKPSLRLIADIFKYCKAEIPKWNTISISGYHMAEAGASPAQEIAFTLADGIEYVRTAVAAGMDVDDFAPRLSFFFVARTTFLEEVAKFRAARRIWAKVMREEFGAKNPKSLMLRFHTQTAGVQLTAQQPEVNLVRVAVQGLGAVLGGTQSLHTNSFDEAIALPTDKSARLALRTQQVLAYETDVTATVDPFAGSYVVEGMTDDVESLALELMDKVEEMGGAVNAIERGFQKSEIERSAYRIAQETDSGERVVVGVNRFRLDEEEPYEPLRVDPTIEAQQAARLAKLRAERDQGAVDAALSELRKAAEGTDNVLYPMKDALRARATVGEVCNALREVWGTYVPSDVF; encoded by the coding sequence ATGACGCGTGAGTCCGAATCGGGACTGCCCATCGAACCGGTGTACGGGCCGGACGCACTCGACGGCTGGCGGGCCGAGGAGAAGCTGGGCGAGCCGGGTGCGTACCCCTTCACGCGCGGTGTCTACCCCACGATGTACACCGGCCGGCCCTGGACCATGCGGCAGTACGCCGGGTTCGGGACGGCCACCGAGTCCAACGCCCGTTACAAGCAGCTGATCGCCAATGGCACGGCGGGCCTGTCCGTGGCGTTCGACCTGCCGACCCAGATGGGGCACGACTCGGACGCGCCGATCGCCTCCGGCGAGGTCGGCAAGGTCGGGGTCGCGATCGACTCGATCGACGACATGCGTGTCCTGTTCGGCGGGATCCCGCTGGACAAGGTCTCCACCTCCATGACCATCAACGCGCCCGCCTCCCTCCTGCTGCTCCTCTACCAACTGGTCGGTGAGGAGCAGGGCGTCCCGGCGGACAAGCTGACCGGCACCATCCAGAACGACGTGCTCAAGGAGTACATCGCCCGCGGCACGTACATCTTCCCGCCGAAGCCCTCGCTGCGGCTGATCGCGGACATCTTCAAGTACTGCAAGGCCGAGATCCCGAAGTGGAACACCATCTCGATCTCCGGCTACCACATGGCGGAGGCCGGTGCCTCGCCCGCGCAGGAGATCGCGTTCACCCTGGCCGACGGCATCGAGTACGTCCGCACCGCCGTCGCCGCCGGTATGGACGTGGACGACTTCGCGCCCCGGCTGTCCTTCTTCTTCGTCGCCCGCACGACGTTCCTGGAGGAGGTCGCCAAGTTCCGTGCCGCGCGCCGGATCTGGGCGAAGGTGATGCGCGAGGAGTTCGGCGCGAAGAACCCGAAGTCGCTGATGCTGCGCTTCCACACCCAGACCGCGGGCGTACAGCTCACCGCCCAGCAGCCCGAGGTCAACCTCGTCCGGGTCGCCGTCCAGGGCCTGGGCGCGGTCCTCGGCGGCACGCAGTCGCTGCACACCAACTCCTTCGACGAGGCCATCGCGCTGCCCACCGACAAGTCCGCCCGCCTGGCCCTGCGTACCCAGCAGGTCCTGGCGTACGAGACGGACGTGACGGCGACGGTGGACCCCTTCGCGGGGAGTTACGTGGTCGAGGGGATGACGGACGACGTCGAGTCCCTGGCCCTCGAACTCATGGACAAGGTCGAGGAGATGGGGGGCGCGGTCAACGCGATCGAGCGCGGCTTCCAGAAGAGTGAGATCGAGCGCAGCGCCTACCGCATCGCGCAGGAGACGGACAGCGGCGAGCGCGTCGTGGTCGGTGTCAACCGCTTCCGCCTCGACGAGGAGGAGCCGTACGAGCCGCTGCGCGTCGACCCGACGATCGAGGCCCAGCAGGCGGCCCGGCTGGCGAAGCTGCGCGCCGAACGCGACCAGGGCGCGGTGGACGCGGCGCTGTCGGAGCTGCGGAAGGCGGCCGAGGGCACGGACAACGTGCTCTACCCGATGAAGGACGCGCTGCGGGCGCGCGCGACGGTGGGCGAGGTCTGCAACGCGCTGCGGGAGGTCTGGGGGACGTACGTCCCGTCGGACGTGTTCTGA
- the leuE gene encoding leucine efflux protein LeuE: MLGVTDLPTYLAGLVLIILLPGPNSLYVLSVAARRGVRSGYVAAAGVWTGDTVLMALSAMGAASLLRTSPLLFTVVKFAGAGYLTWLAVGMLRAAVSMWRERHRRVAELTEQDGAEAVPGERERPYRRALVVSLFNPKAILFLISFFVQFVDPGYAYPALSFLLLGTLLQIGSFLYLTVLIFGGTRLATAFRRRKRLSAGATSAAGVLFLGFAAKLTFSSV, from the coding sequence ATGCTGGGTGTGACCGATCTTCCGACCTACCTCGCCGGCCTGGTGCTCATCATCCTGCTGCCGGGCCCCAACTCGCTGTACGTGCTGTCCGTCGCCGCCCGGCGCGGGGTGCGCAGCGGGTACGTGGCCGCAGCCGGGGTCTGGACCGGGGACACCGTGCTGATGGCCCTGTCCGCGATGGGGGCGGCCTCGCTGCTGCGGACCTCGCCGCTGCTGTTCACCGTGGTCAAGTTCGCGGGGGCGGGCTATCTGACCTGGCTGGCGGTCGGGATGCTGCGGGCCGCCGTGTCGATGTGGCGTGAGCGGCACCGGCGGGTGGCGGAGCTGACGGAGCAGGACGGTGCCGAGGCCGTACCGGGGGAGCGGGAGCGCCCCTACCGGAGGGCGCTGGTGGTCAGCCTGTTCAACCCGAAGGCCATCCTCTTCCTGATCTCCTTCTTCGTGCAGTTCGTCGATCCCGGATACGCCTACCCGGCACTCTCCTTCCTGCTGCTGGGCACGCTGTTGCAGATCGGCAGCTTCCTCTACCTCACCGTGCTCATCTTCGGCGGCACGCGCCTGGCCACCGCCTTCCGCCGCCGTAAGCGGCTGTCGGCGGGGGCCACGTCGGCGGCGGGCGTGCTGTTCCTCGGGTTCGCGGCGAAGCTGACGTTCAGCAGCGTCTGA
- a CDS encoding FAD-dependent monooxygenase, whose amino-acid sequence MELNNVKETGVLIVGAGPSGLALACDLARRQVPAQVVEAAPALFPGSRGKGVQPRTREVLDDLGVGDAVRAHGGPAPVGLAWENGERRGEHDMFRRAAPTEAEPYGEPWMMPQWRTQEILRQRLRALGGDVLFSAALTDLAQDADGVTAQLSTGPVRAAYLVAADGGRSTVRRALGIAMRGETVDPSPVLVADVRIDETALDRLNWHLFMGEAGYTALCPLPGTADFQLVAQFRDGEPDTTPEGVRKLIAARTHLATDDVTEVRWSSDFRPRAALADRFRTGRVFLTGDAAHVHSPAGGQGLNTSVQDAYNLGWKLGQVLLHGAPESLLDSYEAERRPVAADMLGLSTRIHRGQQERGAATQQLGLGYREGPLSRGRAGLLEAGDRAPDGAAGDGRRLFDVFRGPHFTLLSVGPSAVPPYADHGMLRTHRVAACAAYGSGLFLVRPDGYLGWAGDTAEGLAEYADTLGLGLRSA is encoded by the coding sequence ATGGAGCTTAACAACGTTAAGGAAACCGGTGTGCTGATCGTCGGCGCGGGCCCCAGCGGCCTGGCGCTCGCCTGCGACCTGGCCCGCCGCCAGGTCCCCGCGCAGGTCGTCGAGGCGGCGCCCGCGCTCTTCCCGGGCTCACGCGGCAAGGGCGTCCAGCCGCGTACCCGGGAGGTGCTGGACGACCTCGGGGTGGGGGACGCGGTACGGGCGCACGGCGGACCCGCCCCCGTCGGTCTGGCGTGGGAGAACGGTGAACGGCGGGGCGAGCACGACATGTTCCGCCGGGCCGCGCCGACCGAGGCCGAACCGTACGGGGAGCCCTGGATGATGCCCCAGTGGCGCACCCAGGAGATCCTGCGCCAACGGCTGCGCGCACTGGGCGGCGACGTCCTCTTCTCGGCCGCCCTGACGGACCTGGCCCAGGACGCCGACGGGGTCACCGCACAGCTCTCGACCGGGCCGGTACGGGCGGCCTACCTGGTCGCGGCGGACGGCGGGCGCTCCACGGTCCGCCGCGCGCTCGGCATCGCGATGCGCGGGGAGACCGTCGACCCCTCGCCCGTGCTGGTCGCCGACGTCCGGATCGACGAGACCGCCCTGGACCGGCTGAACTGGCACCTCTTCATGGGCGAGGCCGGCTACACCGCCCTGTGCCCGCTGCCCGGCACGGCGGACTTCCAGCTCGTCGCCCAGTTCAGGGACGGTGAACCCGACACCACGCCGGAGGGCGTACGGAAGCTGATCGCCGCCCGCACCCATCTGGCCACCGACGACGTCACCGAGGTGCGCTGGTCCTCGGACTTCCGGCCACGCGCGGCGCTGGCCGACCGCTTCCGTACGGGCCGGGTCTTCCTCACGGGCGACGCCGCGCACGTCCACTCCCCGGCCGGCGGGCAGGGCCTCAACACCAGCGTCCAGGACGCGTACAACCTGGGCTGGAAGCTCGGCCAGGTACTCCTGCACGGCGCCCCCGAGAGCCTGCTGGACAGCTACGAGGCGGAACGCCGCCCGGTGGCCGCGGACATGCTGGGTCTGTCGACCCGGATCCACCGAGGCCAGCAGGAACGCGGCGCGGCCACCCAGCAGTTGGGCCTCGGCTACCGCGAGGGACCGCTGTCCCGCGGCCGGGCGGGCCTCCTGGAGGCCGGCGACCGGGCGCCGGACGGCGCGGCGGGCGACGGCCGGCGCCTCTTCGACGTCTTCCGCGGTCCGCACTTCACCCTGCTGTCCGTCGGGCCGTCGGCCGTGCCGCCGTACGCGGACCACGGCATGCTCCGCACGCACCGGGTGGCCGCCTGCGCCGCGTACGGCAGCGGCCTGTTCCTCGTCCGGCCGGACGGCTATCTCGGCTGGGCGGGCGACACCGCCGAGGGCCTCGCGGAGTACGCGGACACGCTCGGCCTCGGCCTCAGGTCCGCCTGA
- a CDS encoding TetR/AcrR family transcriptional regulator C-terminal domain-containing protein yields MGTTKIDRARVADTALRLLNEVGLEGLTLRAIAKELDVKAPALYWHFKNKQELLDEMATVMYRRMLDEEPPGPAPGRWQDQLVHSQSLMRRTLLRYRDGAKVYSGARFTGIDHAPPLETHLRTMLDAGFDLRQAVRVGTTAHAYTMGFVTEEQGVRPMPDERREGYDVAERAARMERYPLVAAAGAEIFGGYDERFVDGLWVVVAGIEARYGVG; encoded by the coding sequence GTGGGAACGACGAAGATCGACCGGGCGCGTGTCGCCGACACCGCCCTCCGGCTGCTGAACGAGGTGGGCCTCGAAGGGCTGACCCTGCGCGCCATCGCCAAGGAGCTGGACGTCAAGGCGCCCGCCCTCTACTGGCACTTCAAGAACAAGCAGGAACTCCTCGACGAGATGGCCACGGTGATGTACCGGCGGATGCTCGACGAGGAGCCGCCCGGCCCCGCCCCCGGCCGCTGGCAGGACCAGCTCGTCCACTCCCAGTCCCTGATGCGCCGTACGCTGCTGCGCTACCGCGACGGGGCCAAGGTCTACAGCGGTGCGCGGTTCACCGGCATCGACCACGCGCCCCCGCTGGAGACCCATCTGCGCACCATGCTCGACGCGGGCTTCGACCTGCGGCAGGCCGTGCGGGTGGGTACCACCGCGCACGCCTACACGATGGGTTTCGTCACCGAGGAGCAGGGCGTCCGGCCGATGCCGGACGAACGGCGCGAGGGCTACGACGTCGCCGAGCGCGCCGCGCGGATGGAGCGCTACCCACTGGTCGCCGCGGCCGGGGCCGAGATCTTCGGCGGGTACGACGAACGTTTCGTGGACGGCCTGTGGGTCGTCGTCGCGGGCATCGAGGCGCGGTACGGGGTGGGGTGA
- a CDS encoding glycosyltransferase family 2 protein, whose translation MPQLSVVVPFHNVAAYADAALGSLARNAGPEVEFLLVDDCSTDGTPSVVDRWADRLPQAEVIRHPTNVGIAAARNSGIDAARGDYVTFLDGDDWYAPGHLARLLSAARELDCDFVRTDHVRSTGTRRVVHRAPARLRDTVLDPRDGIAAPERETMVDYPFVWAGIYHRRLFEDGALRFPTGLRTAEDRLFVWRLHLRARSYAALGLYGVFYRRGVATSLTQIKDARQLDFFPAYDTLMEEIGQDRDAALLLPKAVRTYCAMIAFHNEKADAYDPATAKRLRHESTAALHRMPRPVLERTLTMMDSRRGTLLRRLRDKRKAA comes from the coding sequence GTGCCCCAGTTGTCCGTCGTCGTCCCGTTCCACAACGTCGCCGCCTACGCCGACGCCGCCCTGGGCAGTCTGGCCCGCAACGCGGGCCCCGAGGTGGAGTTCCTGCTGGTCGACGACTGCTCCACCGACGGGACACCCTCCGTCGTCGACCGCTGGGCCGACCGGCTCCCGCAGGCCGAGGTCATCCGGCACCCCACCAACGTGGGCATCGCCGCGGCACGGAACAGCGGCATCGACGCGGCCCGCGGCGACTACGTCACCTTCCTCGACGGCGACGACTGGTACGCGCCCGGCCATCTGGCCCGGCTGCTGAGCGCCGCACGGGAACTGGACTGCGACTTCGTCCGCACCGACCACGTCCGGTCCACCGGCACCAGGCGCGTGGTGCACCGCGCACCCGCCCGGCTCCGCGACACCGTGCTGGATCCCCGGGACGGCATAGCGGCCCCCGAGCGGGAGACCATGGTGGACTACCCCTTCGTCTGGGCCGGGATCTACCACCGCCGGCTCTTCGAGGACGGCGCCCTGCGGTTCCCCACCGGCCTGCGCACCGCCGAGGACCGGCTGTTCGTCTGGCGGCTGCACCTGCGCGCCCGCAGCTACGCAGCCCTCGGCCTGTACGGCGTCTTCTACCGGCGCGGGGTCGCCACCTCCCTCACCCAGATCAAGGACGCCCGGCAACTGGACTTCTTCCCCGCCTACGACACGCTGATGGAGGAGATCGGCCAGGACCGGGACGCCGCGCTCCTCCTCCCCAAGGCGGTCCGCACGTACTGCGCGATGATCGCGTTCCACAACGAGAAGGCGGACGCGTACGACCCCGCCACCGCGAAGCGGCTGCGCCACGAGTCCACCGCCGCGCTGCACCGTATGCCGCGACCGGTGCTGGAACGGACCCTGACGATGATGGACAGCAGGCGCGGCACTCTGCTCCGGCGCCTGCGCGACAAGCGGAAGGCCGCCTGA
- a CDS encoding polysialyltransferase family glycosyltransferase — protein MTLRTQIFQVSTLYGAATVAAALDAGLFGPGQDSHRVLLVSNNAEIPETAPRLEEMSGYGSVAARFDSVVDWNEAISPHHPSGWGPVAEETVLWQRAFRLAWGIDPASPVDLAVESIQVDPARALAAIFSESALHVYADGLMSYGPTRDRIPASLACRVQRVLHLDLVPGLRPLLLTEAGVGPELVPDKAFRTVLAELARAADGDRRLAEAVEQAPTAVLLGQYLAALGILTAEEEEDLHVRMLRGAARAGHTSVLFKSHPTAPARYSRALEDAAAEAGVRLTTLDSPLLAETLYERCAPTLVVGCFSTAMFTAAVYYGIPVARVGTRLVLDRVTPYENSNRIPLTIVDHLVPDLEQQGAGPVPALPGAAPDTLAPLVRTVGYCMRSGLHPGLRAEAESWLRTRLDATTRHYFKRRRLQRLTLPGGGPRGTAVRLRRTVRRARGGLGL, from the coding sequence ATGACGCTGCGCACCCAGATCTTCCAGGTCTCCACCCTGTACGGGGCGGCCACCGTCGCGGCGGCGCTGGACGCGGGCCTGTTCGGGCCCGGCCAGGACAGCCACCGCGTCCTGCTCGTCTCCAACAACGCCGAGATCCCCGAAACCGCCCCGCGTCTGGAGGAGATGAGCGGATACGGCTCCGTCGCCGCCCGCTTCGACTCCGTCGTCGACTGGAACGAGGCGATCAGCCCGCACCATCCGAGCGGTTGGGGGCCCGTCGCCGAGGAGACCGTGCTGTGGCAGCGCGCCTTCCGTCTCGCCTGGGGCATCGACCCCGCCTCCCCGGTGGACCTGGCCGTGGAGTCCATCCAGGTCGACCCGGCCCGCGCGCTGGCGGCGATCTTCTCGGAGAGCGCCCTGCACGTCTACGCGGACGGCCTGATGAGCTACGGACCCACCCGCGACCGGATCCCCGCGTCCCTCGCCTGCCGCGTCCAGCGGGTGCTGCACCTGGACCTGGTGCCCGGCCTCCGGCCGCTGCTGCTCACCGAGGCCGGGGTCGGACCCGAACTCGTTCCGGACAAGGCCTTCCGCACGGTCCTCGCCGAGCTCGCCCGGGCCGCCGACGGCGACCGCCGGCTCGCCGAGGCCGTGGAACAGGCCCCCACGGCCGTCCTGCTGGGGCAGTACCTCGCCGCGCTGGGCATCCTCACCGCCGAGGAGGAGGAGGACCTGCACGTGCGCATGCTGCGCGGCGCCGCCCGGGCCGGCCACACCTCGGTCCTCTTCAAGTCCCACCCCACGGCCCCGGCGCGCTACTCCCGGGCCCTGGAGGACGCCGCCGCCGAGGCCGGTGTCCGACTGACCACACTGGACAGCCCGCTGCTCGCCGAGACCCTCTACGAGCGGTGCGCGCCCACCCTGGTGGTCGGCTGCTTCTCGACCGCCATGTTCACCGCCGCCGTGTACTACGGCATCCCCGTCGCCCGGGTCGGGACCCGCCTCGTACTGGACCGCGTCACCCCGTACGAGAACAGCAACCGCATCCCGCTGACCATCGTCGACCACCTGGTGCCCGACCTGGAGCAGCAGGGCGCCGGGCCCGTCCCCGCCCTGCCCGGCGCGGCGCCCGACACGCTCGCGCCACTGGTGCGGACGGTCGGCTACTGCATGCGGTCCGGCCTCCACCCGGGGCTGCGCGCCGAGGCGGAGAGCTGGCTGCGGACCCGGCTGGACGCCACCACCCGGCACTACTTCAAGCGCCGCCGCCTGCAACGGCTCACCCTGCCCGGCGGCGGCCCCCGGGGGACCGCGGTGCGGCTGCGCCGGACCGTACGGCGTGCCCGCGGCGGCCTGGGTCTCTGA